AGGACGTGGAGGTCCGCAGCACCCTCACGCCCCCCTGGACGACCGACTGGATTCAGGAAGGCGCCCGCGAGCGGCTGCGCCAGTACGGCATCGCGCCGCCCGCCCCCGCCGAAGCTTCCCCCCTCATCACCCTCGACCCCGAATCCACCCGCTGCCCCCGCTGCGGCTCGTTCAACGTGCGGATGACGGGCAGCTTCGGCCCGACGTTGTGTAAGCGGCTCTACGTGTGCGACAACTGCAAGGAGCCGTTTGAGGGGTTTAAGAGTGTGTGATCCCGCCGCAGCCGAAAGACAGATGGCAGAAGGCTCTCCGCTTTTTGCCATCTGCCTTTGCGCTCTAGCTTCACTCTTCAAGGAGTCTCCATGACCTCAACTCTTTCCCAAATCCTCCGCCCCGCCTCCTACGTGTACGGCACCTGGCACGCCAACCCCGACGGCCAGACGCTGGTGGACGCTGTGTATGGCCGCCCGGTCGCCGTGATCTCCTCCGAGGGGGTGGATTTCGCGCAGGCCCTGGCCTACGGGCGCGGGGTCGGTGGCCCGGCGATCCGGCGGTTGACCTTCCACGCGCGGGCGCGCGCCCTGAAGGCGCTGGGCACGTACCTGCTGGAGCGCAAGGAGGACTACTACGCCCTCAACCTGCTGACGGGCGCGACCCGCCGCGACGGCTGGGTGGATATCGAGGGCGGCATCGGGACCCTGCTCAGCTACGCCAGCATGGCCCGCCGCGAGCTGCCCGACGAACGCTTTCTGCCCGACGGCAAGGTGGAGCGGCTGGGCAAGGGCGGGACCTTCGTGGCCCGGCACCTCCTCGTGCCGCGCGAGGGCGTAGCGGTACAGATCAACGCCTACAACTTCCCGGTGTGGGGCATGCTGGAAAAGCTCGCCCCGGCCTTCATCGCAGGGATGCCGAGCCTGGTGAAGCCCGCCCCGCAAACCGCGTACCTCACCGAACGGGTGGTGCGCGACATCATCGCCTCGGGTCTGCTGCCGGAGGGGAGCTTGCAACTTGTGACGGGTGAGCCGGGCGACCTGCTCGACCATCTGGAGGAGCAGGACCTCGTGGCGTTTACGGGGTCGGCGGCGACCGCGCAGAAGCTCAAGGTGCATCCCACCATCGTCGCCCGCAATGTGGGGTTCAACACTGAGGCCGACAGCCTGAACGCCTCCGTGCTAGGCCTGACCGTGCGCCCCGGGGACCCCGAGTTCGCCCTCTTCGTGCGCGAGGTCGCCCGCGAGATGACGGGCAAGGCCGGGCAGAAATGCACCGCGATCCGCCGCGCCATCGTGCCGCGTGGCCGGGTCGAGGAGGTCGTGGCCGCGCTCCGCCAGGAACTGAGCAAGGTCACTCTGGGCGACCCCGCCCGCGACGACGTGCGGATGGGCGCCCTCGTCAGCAC
Above is a genomic segment from Deinococcus budaensis containing:
- the paaD gene encoding 1,2-phenylacetyl-CoA epoxidase subunit PaaD yields the protein MTTAPLSPQHVTPEQVWTALAAVPDPEIPVVSVTDMGMVRDVTVDGGGRVSVTFTPTFSGCPALHVIRDSIGEAVRALGVQDVEVRSTLTPPWTTDWIQEGARERLRQYGIAPPAPAEASPLITLDPESTRCPRCGSFNVRMTGSFGPTLCKRLYVCDNCKEPFEGFKSV
- the paaZ gene encoding phenylacetic acid degradation bifunctional protein PaaZ, with product MTSTLSQILRPASYVYGTWHANPDGQTLVDAVYGRPVAVISSEGVDFAQALAYGRGVGGPAIRRLTFHARARALKALGTYLLERKEDYYALNLLTGATRRDGWVDIEGGIGTLLSYASMARRELPDERFLPDGKVERLGKGGTFVARHLLVPREGVAVQINAYNFPVWGMLEKLAPAFIAGMPSLVKPAPQTAYLTERVVRDIIASGLLPEGSLQLVTGEPGDLLDHLEEQDLVAFTGSAATAQKLKVHPTIVARNVGFNTEADSLNASVLGLTVRPGDPEFALFVREVAREMTGKAGQKCTAIRRAIVPRGRVEEVVAALRQELSKVTLGDPARDDVRMGALVSTEQRERVQRTLDALKAETSVVIGGEARDLLGGSRERGAFLDPTLLLCESPLTARGPHELEAFGPVATLLPYGTLEEAAQLARMGRGSLAGSIVTHDRAEATELVLGMASTHGRLLVLNRENAGENTGHGSPLPQLKHGGPGRAGGGEELGGLAGVRHHMNKVAVQADPTTLAAITREYVPGAEVREDVVHPFRKSFDEIGVGDSLLTHRRTVTEADIVNFAGLTGDHFYAHVDEIGAREGLFGKRVAHGYFLISAAAGQFVSPAPGPVLANYGLENLRFVEPVGIGDTIRTRLTCKRKIRKDLRPGETRPTGVVEWHAEITNQRDELVATYDILTLVERARDGADA